The stretch of DNA TGAGGGCTAATTCCGCACCTGGCAGTTGCACCGCTACGAGTCGACGTGCTGGCCTCCCTCTTGCTGCTTCTGGGCCACAGAGGCGGATGAGGCGAGAGCAACACGACGGTGATCGCCTGCTACGTCAGGTGAAGACGCGAGGTACGGTTCACTTGTATCGCGCACAATCCCAAACACCCGCGAGTCGAAGTCGATGAAGGAGCCGAATGATACACGACAGAGCGATGGAACTGTTACTGGAGAAACAATGGCCTCATCTGCCAGCCCATGGGGTGGATAGCACCTGCGAGCGAGTATGCGGCCAGGCATGAAGCCTGGAGTGTTATAGGGATGCGGGCGCGAAGGAGGCGCAGGCATGCTGAAGTTGCTCTTGTTCGTTAGTACCGCGCTGGTGCTGGCGAGTTGCACGAGGGAGCCGTCGCCACCTCCTACGGGAGCGGTGCTCTATCAGCAGTACTGTGCGTCGTGTCATGGACCCACCGGAAAAGGGAATGGACCGGTTGCTGCGTCGCTCCAACAGATCTGACCACGCTAGCGCGTCGCTCGGGTGAGCGCTTCGACGAAGCTGCGGTCATGGCGGTGATTTATGGACGACGGGCAGTGGCCACTCATGGACTACGTGAGATGCCAGTGTGGGGGGAAGTCTTTGAAGCAGAGCTGCAAGACCAGCGCTACCCACAATACACGGGATCGCTGCGGTCACGCGTGTTGGCGGACTATCTCAAGACGCTGCAGCACTAGGAGTGACGCATGAAAATTCTCATTGCCTATGATGGTTCGGCCTGTGCGGATGCAGCGCTACATGACTTACGGCGCGCTGGGCTCCCGCAGGAGGCGGAGACAGTGATTCTTCGCAATGAATGTCCCAGTTCTGGGTGGTCTGGAGGCAGCGCAGCGGAATCCAGGTCTTCTACCACTCCTCCCGGATTACACGGTGCTCCATCTGAACTACAGGGGACGATCTTTCCCGGAAATCGCCTTAGATAGTGCCTTTGTCAGCCCATTGATCCGATGCAGCCTGGGTAGCTTACCTCCTCTTGCTCGCACTCTACTCCATGCGTAAAGAGAAGAGCAACGACCAGAGAATTGGTAATTATTGCCAGCGCGGGTTCGCTGCCTCTTCACGTCAACGGCTTCGCTCGGTGTTGAGTGATCATGGTGGACATCGATACATGCGCGGCTGACCGTACACCTGAGAGCGGAACAGGAAAGGATACTCATGGCGAAGAAAAAAGTGCTGATTGCTGGGGCGTCTGGCTTGGTTGGTTCGGCAGCGGTGCGACAGTTCGCGCAGTTGTCCGACTGGGACGTCGTCGGCGTGTCGCGGCGGATACCAACGGGCAGTGACCGCGCCTCCTTCGTGTCAGTCGATCTGACCAATCAACAGCAGTGCGCTGACGTGTTTTCGCGCATGACCGATGTGACCCATGTCGTCTATGCCGCCGTCAATGAAAAGCCGGGATTAGAGGAAGGATGGAAAGATCGCGACCAGATGCGCCTGAATCTCGCGATGTTAGAAAACCTCTTTGCTCCGCTGGAGGCGGCGGCCACCGGTTTGCAGCATGTCTCGTTGTTACAAGGCACCAAAGCCTATGGTGCCCACCTGGGCCGCATCGCCTTGCCTGCACGGGAACGCGCCCCACGCCATCAGCATGAGAACTTCTACTGGTTACAAGAAGATTATCTCCGGGCGCGCCAACAGGGAAAGCCGTGGCAGTGGACGATCTGGCGCCCGCAACTGGTCTTTGGTGATGCGATTGGCAGCAACCTCAATGTCGTCCCGGCGATTGGTGTGTATGCTGCCGTGCGGCGCGAAGCCGGTCTGCCGCTCTCGTTCCCTGGTGGTCCCGCGTTCGTGTTTGAAGCGATCGATGCAGACCTTCTGGCGGAGGCGATGGCCTGGGCAGCCACGGCACCCACCGTGGGCAACGAGATTTTCAACATTACCAATGGCGATGTCTTTGCCTGGCCAGAGGTATGGCCAGTGATTGCCGATGCGGTGGGCATGCCAGTCGGCCCCCCGCAGCCGCTGTCCCTCGTGCAGGAAATGCCCAAACATGCGGCAGAGTGGGCGGCCATTGTGCGCAAGTATCAACTGCATGCTCCGGAGGACCTCAACGCCTTTGTCGGCGCATCCTTTGGCCTCGCCGACTTTTGCTTTGCCTATGGCGTTCACCACCCACCGCCGCCGATCCTGGTCAGCACCATCAAACTCAGGAAGGCAGGCTTTGCGGGTTGTATCGACACCGAAGACATGTTGCGCAAGTGGTTTAAGCGTTTCCAAGACCTGCAGTTGTTGCCACCGCGATGAGAATGCGCTCGCACAGAAAGTGAGACACATTTATGAGTCAACAGTTAATTGGCGTATCAGTTCCCAGTGATAACGTACAGGACGCGTTAGCCATGATCGAACGAGCGGAACAGTTGGGCATTCCCGCCGCGTGGATGACCACAGGCATGGCCCGCCCGGATAATCTGACAACGTTTGCCGCCGCAGCCGTGCGGACACAGCGCATCAAGCTGGGAACGTCGATTGTTCCGACCTATCCACGGCACCCGCTCGTCACCGTGCAGCAAACCCAAGTGATTGCCCAGCTGGCGCCCGGACGCTTCCGCCTCGGCGTTGGCCCCAGCCACCGTCCACTGATGGAGGCGATGGGCTTACAATTCAAAGCACCGCTGGGAAATCTACGCGAGTATTTACGCATCTGCAAAGCCTTGCTCCAGCAAGGCCGAGTCGATTTTGATGGCACTCACTACAAAGCCCACGACACCATCCCTCAACCGCTGGACGTGCCGGTCATGGCATCGGCGCTGCAACGAGATTCTTTTGAACTGTGCGGCGAAGAAGCAGACGGTGCGATCAGCTGGGTGTGTCCTGGGCCGTACCTGCGCGATGTCGCCCTGCCCGCCATGCGCACTGGTGCGGCGCGTGTTGGTCGCCCGGTCCCACCACTGATTGCCCATGCGCCGGTCTGCGTTCATGACAACGCCGACGAAGTGTACGCCGCCGTACGAGCGCAGATTATGAACCCACGGCTGCCGTTTTATCAGAACATGTTCGTTGCTGCGGGCTTTCCCGAGGCGAAAAACGGGACCTGGAGCGACGGGATGATTGACGCCACTGTCCTGTGGGGGAACGAGGCACGCGTCACCGAGCGCTTGCAGCAACTCCTGACCTGGGGAGCCACGGAAATTCTTGTGACCCCGGTCCCCGCCGGTGCCAACCGCAGCGCCTCGCGTGACCGCACGTTACATCTACTCGGCCAGGCGGCACAAGAGGTGTAGGGTG from Deltaproteobacteria bacterium encodes:
- a CDS encoding LLM class flavin-dependent oxidoreductase — encoded protein: MSQQLIGVSVPSDNVQDALAMIERAEQLGIPAAWMTTGMARPDNLTTFAAAAVRTQRIKLGTSIVPTYPRHPLVTVQQTQVIAQLAPGRFRLGVGPSHRPLMEAMGLQFKAPLGNLREYLRICKALLQQGRVDFDGTHYKAHDTIPQPLDVPVMASALQRDSFELCGEEADGAISWVCPGPYLRDVALPAMRTGAARVGRPVPPLIAHAPVCVHDNADEVYAAVRAQIMNPRLPFYQNMFVAAGFPEAKNGTWSDGMIDATVLWGNEARVTERLQQLLTWGATEILVTPVPAGANRSASRDRTLHLLGQAAQEV
- a CDS encoding cytochrome c translates to MLKLLLFVSTALVLASCTREPSPPPTGAVLYQQYCASCHGPTGKGNGPVAASLQQI
- a CDS encoding SDR family oxidoreductase — its product is MAKKKVLIAGASGLVGSAAVRQFAQLSDWDVVGVSRRIPTGSDRASFVSVDLTNQQQCADVFSRMTDVTHVVYAAVNEKPGLEEGWKDRDQMRLNLAMLENLFAPLEAAATGLQHVSLLQGTKAYGAHLGRIALPARERAPRHQHENFYWLQEDYLRARQQGKPWQWTIWRPQLVFGDAIGSNLNVVPAIGVYAAVRREAGLPLSFPGGPAFVFEAIDADLLAEAMAWAATAPTVGNEIFNITNGDVFAWPEVWPVIADAVGMPVGPPQPLSLVQEMPKHAAEWAAIVRKYQLHAPEDLNAFVGASFGLADFCFAYGVHHPPPPILVSTIKLRKAGFAGCIDTEDMLRKWFKRFQDLQLLPPR